One Echeneis naucrates chromosome 1, fEcheNa1.1, whole genome shotgun sequence DNA segment encodes these proteins:
- the LOC115035431 gene encoding ATP-binding cassette sub-family A member 1-like isoform X2 produces MAVSTQLGLLLWKNFTYRRRQTIQLLIEIVWPLFIFFILISVRIHYPPYEQHECHFPNKAMPSAGTLPWVQGIICNANNPCFRNPTPGESPGVVGNFNDSIISRLVNDAKKILLYTQSDKSYDGYKGLLRALRKLQKNTPHFKLKDFLRDDETLSHFLHHNASLPHHALKQILEADVNLEKVLTKGFGFHLRDLCNSTPLEEFVHIADNNVSRMTQEIICKSSSDWLDKAQSHFLSNLDFLKPIRKDVRSDPKVVQEVSAATDNLLESLGALAVELASMKSWKDMRKEILYLTANATDPPNQIYQAVSRIVCGHPEGGGLKIKSLNWYEDNNYKALFGNHGNDSDSEPLSAYDNSSTPYCNNLVRGLESSPISRMIWRALKPLLMGKILYTPDTPATQRIISEVNKTFQEFGVLRDLGGMWDEMRPKIWNFMENSEEMDLVRTLLQNNASAAFLNTQLSETEWQVSDVSEFLSKASEDQRPAGSTFTWRDVFNETDQAIQTISRFMECVNLDKLEPVANEERLVNKSMGLLDHQKFWAGIVFPDIAHSNSTDLPPNVNYKIRMDIDNVERTNKIKDGYWDPGPRADPFEDLRYVWGGFSYLQDVIEQGIIRAITGTKEKTGIYIQQMPYPCYVDDIFLRVMSRSMPLFMTLAWMYSVAIIIKGVVYEKEARLKETMRIMGLNNCTLWLSWFISSLIPLLISAGLLVMLLKMGNLLPYSDPGVVFLFLGSFGIVTIMQCFLISTLFSRANLAAACGGIIYFTLYLPYVLCVAWQDYVGFGAKVVVSLLSPVAFGFGCEYFALFEEQGVGIQWSNLLASPLEEDSYNLTTSICLMLFDAVLYGLMTWYIEAVFPGQYGIPRPWYFPFTRTYWCGEKENKNISATLSKKGNAEAVCIEEEPGHIDPGVYIENLVKVYSHGNKLAVDGLSLRFYEGQITSFLGHNGAGKTTTMSILTGLFPPTSGTAYILGKDIRTELSTIRQNLGVCPQHNVLFSMLTVEEHIWFYGRLKGLPEEKVKAEMEQIVNDVGLPHKRNSRTSTLSGGMQRKLSVALAFVGGSKVVILDEPTAGVDPYARRGIWDLLLKYRQGRTIILSTHHMDEADILGDRIAIISHGKLCCVGSSLFLKTHLGTGYYLTLVKRDYDLTLQSCRNSASTVCYSKKTEKEDSVSESSSDAGLGSEPESETTTIDVSLISNVIFKHVREARLVEDLGHELTYVLPYQSAKDGAFVELFHELDDRLTDLGISSYGISDTTLEEIFLKVAEDSGVDSVELSDGVVPTRTRRHHAFGDHQSCLKPFTEDDFDFNDSEESRETDWLSGTDGKGSYQVKGWSLKRQQFVALLWKRFLYARRSRKGFFAQIVLPAVFVCIALVFSLIVPPFGKYPSLALDPSMYGEQFTFISNDIPEDPHTNKLLGALTAKPGFGTRCMKGEPIPDTACTAVEDEWSVPQISLSVKDMFEKGNWTMENPSPLCECSCKGRKRMLPECPAGAGGLPPPQMKISEEDTLQNLTGRNISDYLVKTYAQIIGKSLKNKIWVNEFRYGGFSLGARNTQLLSNREEIDNAITELRRRFRLERGTATDRFFGSLSTFIQGLDTKNNVKIWFNNKGWHSMSSFLNVMNNGILRASLPAGKDPSKFGITAYNHPLNLTKEQLSQVALMTTSVDVLVSICVIFAMSFVPASFVVFLIQERVNKAKHMQFISGVQPFLYWLANFVWDMCNYIVPATLVIIIFVCFQQDAYVSSTNLPVLALLLLLYGWSITPLMYPASFFFKIPSTAYVVLTSVNILIGINGSVSTFVLELFGSNEIGGINDILKNVFLIFPHFCLGRGLIDMVKNQAMADALERFGENRFRSPLAWDMVGKNLFAMAIEGVIFFCITVLIQYRFCIKARSSTSHLKPIGEEDEDVARERCRILSGGGQSDILELRQLTKIYKRKQKPAVDRLCVGIPPGECFGLLGVNGAGKTSTFKMLTGDSLVTSGEAYLAGKSVTTEIDEVHQNMGYCPQFDAINDLLTGREHLEFYAILRGVPEKEVCEVAEWGIRKLGLVKYVDKAAGSYSGGNMRKLSTAIALIGGPPVVFLDEPTTGMDPKARRALWNAILSIIKEGRSVVLTSHSMEECEALCTRMAIMVNGRFRCLGSVQHLKNRFGDGYTIILRVAGPNPDLRPVMVFIEQELPGSTLKEKHRNMLQYQLPSSLTSLARIFSLLSKNKEVLSIEDYSVSQTTLDQVFVNFAKDQSDEDHLKDVHLSKRDAVVVDFSQLNSFLTDKTRESCV; encoded by the exons ATCCAGCTGCTGATTGAGATCGTCTGGCCCctgttcatcttcttcatcctaATCTCTGTCCGGATACATTATCCACCCTACGAGCAACATGAAT gcCATTTTCCTAACAAGGCCATGCCCTCAGCAGGTACCCTGCCCTGGGTACAAGGTATCATCTGTAATGCCAACAACCCCTGCTTCCGCAACCCTACCCCTGGCGAGAGCCCCGGGGTGGTGGGAAACTTCAATGACTCAAT AATCTCTCGACTGGTCAACGATGCAAAGAAGATCCTGCTCTACACTCAGAGTGATAAGAGCTATGATGGCTACAAGGGACTTCTGAGGGCCCTCAGGAAGCTGCAGAAGAACACTCCTC atttcAAGTTGAAGGACTTTTTGCGAGATGACGAGACTCTTTCCCATTTCCTGCACCACAATGCTTCACTTCCACATCACGCACTGAAGCAGATACTGGAGGCTGACGTCAATCTGGAGAAG GTGCTGACTAAAGGTTTTGGCTTCCATCTCAGAGACCTCTGTAACAGTACACCTCTGGAAGAGTTTGTTCACATTGCTGACAACAACGTGTCCCGTATGACTCAAGAAATTATCTGCAAGTCCTCCAGTGATTGGCTTGACAAGGCTCAAAGCCACTTCCTGTCCAACTTGGACTTCCTTAAACCCATTCGC AAGGATGTGAGGTCGGACCCCAAAGTCGTTCAGGAGGTCTCAGCTGCAACCGATAATCTTCTGGAAAGCTTGGGAGCACTGGCTGTGGAG CTTGCCAGTATGAAGAGTTGGAAGGATATGCGAAAGGAGATCCTCTATCTCACAGCGAATGCTACAGACCCTCCAAACCAGATCTACCAGGCTGTGTCACGTATTGTCTGTGGGCACCCTGAAGGTGGTGGCCTCAAAATTAAGTCTCTCAACTGGTATGAAGACAACAACTACAAGGCCCTGTTTGGAAACCATGGCAATGACAGTGACAGCGAACCTCTCTCAGCTTATGACAACTCCTCAA CCCCCTATTGCAACAACTTGGTCCGGGGCCTCGAGTCGAGTCCCATTTCCAGGATGATCTGGAGAGCTCTGAAGCCACTGCTCATGGGGAAGATCCTGTACACCCCCGATACTCCAGCAACGCAGAGGATTATTAGTGAG gTTAATAAGACCTTCCAAGAATTTGGTGTTCTGAGGGACCTCGGAGGGATGTGGGATGAGATGAGGCCAAAAATTTGGAACTTCATGGAGAATAGCGAGGAAATGGACTTGGTTAGG ACCCTGCTCCAGAATAATGCCAGTGCAGCATTCCTTAACACCCAGCTGAGTGAGACTGAGTGGCAGGTGTCAGATGTGTCTGAATTCCTGTCCAAGGCCTCAGAGGACCAAAGACCTGCAGGATCCACCTTTACCTGGAGAGATGTCTTCAACGAGACAGACCAGGCCATACAGACTATATCACGCTTCATGGAG tgTGTGAACCTGGACAAGCTGGAGCCCGTAGCTAATGAAGAGCGACTGGTCAACAAATCCATGGGCCTCCTGGACCACCAGAAATTCTGGGCTGGAATTGTGTTTCCTGACATCGCCCATAGCAACAGCACTGACCTGCCTCCCAATGTCAACTACAAGATTCGGATGGACATTGATAATGTTGAGAGGACGAACAAGATTAAGGACGG GTATTGGGACCCTGGTCCCAGAGCAGATCCTTTTGAGGACCTTCGCTATGTCTGGGGTGGATTTTCCTACCTGCAGGATGTCATCGAACAGGGAATCATCAGAGCCATCACTGGCACCAAGGAAAAGACAGGCATATACATTCAGCAGATGCCGTACCCCTGTTATGTTGATGACAT TTTCCTTCGGGTGATGAGTCGATCGATGCCTCTCTTCATGACGTTGGCGTGGATGTACTCTGTAGCCATCATCATCAAGGGCGTTGTGTATGAGAAAGAGGCACGGCTCAAGGAAACCATGAGGATCATGGGCCTGAATAATTGCACCCTGTGGCTCAGCTGGTTCATCAGCAGTTTAATCCCACTGCTCATCAGCGCCGGCTTGCTGGTGATGTTATTAAAG ATGGGCAACCTGCTCCCCTACAGTGACCCGggtgttgtgtttctttttctgggaTCATTTGGCATAGTCACCATCATGCAGTGCTTTCTCATCAGCACCCTGTTTTCTCGAGCTAACTTGGCAGCCGCCTGCGGTGGGATCATCTACTTCACCCTCTACTTGCCCTATGTGCTTTGTGTCGCCTGGCAAGACTACGTCGGCTTTGGAGCAAAAGTGGTTGTG AGTCTGCTGTCTCCTGTTGCCTTTGGGTTTGGCTGTGAGTACTTCGCCCTATTTGAAGAGCAAGGGGTGGGCATCCAGTGGTCCAACCTGCTGGCTAGCCCCCTGGAGGAAGACAGCTACAACCTGACCACCTCAATCTGCCTCATGCTGTTTGATGCTGTTTTGTACGGACTGATGACCTGGTACATTGAAGCTGTGTTTCCCG GTCAGTATGGGATTCCCAGGCCTTGGTATTTCCCTTTCACCAGGACATACTGGTGTGGGGAGAAAGAGAACAAGAACATCTCCGCCACTCTGTCAAAGAAGGGCAATGCTGAAG CTGTGTGTATTGAGGAAGAGCCAGGACACATCGACCCCGGTGTTTACATTGAGAATCTAGTTAAGGTGTACAGCCACGGAAACAAGCTGGCTGTGGACGGACTGTCCCTGAGGTTCTATGAAGGACAAATCACCTCATTCCTTGGACACAATGGAGCCGGCAAAACCACGACTAT GTCAATCCTGACAGGCTTGTTCCCACCCACCTCTGGTACTGCTTATATTCTCGGCAAGGACATCCGCACTGAGCTCAGCACCATCCGACAGAATCTGGGCGTCTGTCCCCAGCACAACGTACTGTTTAGCAT GCTGACGGTTGAGGAGCACATCTGGTTCTACGGACGTCTGAAAGGTCTGCCAGAGGAGAAGGTTAAGGCTGAGATGGAGCAGATTGTGAATGATGTAGGACTGCCTCACAAACGAAATTCCCGAACAAGTACCCTCTCTG GTGGGATGCAGAGGAAGTTATCAGTGGCTTTGGCTTTTGTTGGGGGTTCAAAGGTTGTGATCCTGGATGAACCTACTGCTGGGGTCGATCCTTATGCACGCAGGGGCATCTGGGACCTGCTGCTTAAATACAGACAAG GCCGCACCATTATCCTCTCTACGCATCACATGGATGAGGCTGACATCCTTGGTGATCGAATTGCTATCATTTCCCATGGCAAGCTGTGCTGTGTAggctcctctctcttcctgaaGACTCATCTGGGGACTGGCTACTACCTGACATTAGTCAAGAGAGACTATGACTTGACACTTCAGTCATGCAGGAATTCTGCCAGCACTGTCTGCTACAGCAAGAAAACTGAGAAG GAGGACAGTGTATCAGAGAGCAGTTCAGATGCAGGTTTGGGCAGCGAACCAGAGAGTGAAACCACCACTATTG ATGTCTCCCTCATCTCTAACGTGATATTCAAGCATGTCCGAGAGGCTCGCCTGGTGGAGGATCTTGGGCATGAGCTCACCTATGTCTTGCCATACCAGTCAGCTAAAGATGGAGCCTTTGTGGAGCTTTTCCATGAACTTGACGACAGACTCACTGACCTGGGAATATCCAGCTATGGAATATCTGATACCACCCTGGAAGAG attttcttgaAAGTGGCTGAGGACAGTGGAGTGGACTCTGTCGAGCTTTCAG ATGGTGTCGTACCAACCAGGACTCGCCGTCATCATGCTTTTGGAGACCACCAGAGCTGCTTGAAGCCTTTCACGGAGGATGACTTTGATTTCAACGACTCTGAAG AATCCCGAGAGACTGACTGGCTGAGTGGAACAGATGGGAAAGGGTCGTACCAGGTCAAAGGCTGGAGTCTGAAGAGACAGCAGTTCGTTGCACTACTCTGGAAAAGATTCCTCTACGCTCGGCGTTCAAGGAAAGGCTTCTTTGCACAG ATTGTTCTgcctgcagtgtttgtgtgcattgcCCTGGTGTTCAGCCTGATTGTTCCTCCTTTCGGAAAGTATCCCAGTCTGGCTCTGGATCCCAGCATGTATGGAGAGCAGTTTACCTTCATTAG tAATGACATCCCTGAGGACCCTCACACCAACAAACTTCTGGGAGCTCTGACAGCAAAACCTGGATTTGGAACACGCTGCATGAAAGGAGAGCCCATACC GGACACAGCCTGCACTGCAGTAGAGGATGAGTGGTCGGTCCCACAAATCTCTTTATCGGTGAAGGACATGTTTGAAAAGGGCAACTGGACCATGGAGAATCCATCTCCCCTGTGCGAGTGCAGCTGCAAAGGGCGCAAGCGGATGCTGCCGGAGTGTCCAGCTGGTGCTGGGGGACTTCCACCTCCTCAG ATGAAGATCAGTGAAGAAGACACTCTTCAGAATTTGACTGGCAGAAACATCTCAGACTATCTGGTTAAAACTTACGCACAGATTATTGGCAAGAG CCTAAAGAACAAGATTTGGGTCAACGAGTTCAG ATATGGTGGCTTCTCACTGGGGGCCAGGAATACTCAGCTTCTGTCCAACAGAGAAGAAATTGACAATGCAATCACTGAGCTGAGGAGACGCTTCCGCCTGGAAAGG GGAACAGCCACAGATCGCTTCTTTGGAAGCCTCTCCACTTTCATCCAAGGTCTGGACACTAAGAATAACGTCAAG ATATGGTTTAACAACAAGGGCTGGCACAGCATGAGCTCCTTCCTCAACGTGATGAACAACGGCATCCTGCGGGCAAGTCTGCCTGCCGGCAAAGATCCCTCGAAGTTTGGAATCACTGCCTACAATCACCCACTCAACCTCACCAAGGAGCAGCTTTCGCAGGTCGCATT GATGACAACATCAGTGGACGTGTTGGTGTCCATCTGTGTGATCTTCgccatgtcctttgtccctgcCAGTTTTGTGGTTTTCCTCATCCAGGAGAGAGTGAACAAGGCAAAACACATGCAGTTTATCAGTGGAGTGCAGCCTTTCCTCTACTGGCTGGCCAACTTTGTGTGGGATATG TGCAACTACATCGTCCCAGCTACACTGgttatcattatttttgtgtgtttccaacAAGACGCCTACGTGTCCTCTACCAATCTGCCAGTTctggccctgctgctgctgctctacgG ATGGTCAATCACCCCTCTGATGTACCCAGCCTCATTTTTCTTTAAGATCCCCAGCACAGCCTACGTGGTCCTGACCAGTGTTAACATACTCATAGGAATAAATGGCAGCGTCTCCACTTTTGTATTGGAGCTGTTTGGGAGCAAT GAGATCGGTGGTATCAACGATATCCTGAAGAACGTGTTCCTCATCTTCCCGCACTTCTGTTTGGGCAGAGGACTGATTGACATGGTGAAGAATCAGGCAATGGCTGATGCTTTAGAGCGATTTG GTGAGAATCGATTCCGCTCCCCTCTTGCCTGGGACATGGTGGGAAAAAACCTGTTTGCAATGGCCATAGAGGGTGTTATCTTCTTCTGCATCACCGTCCTCATTCAATACCGCTTCTGCATAAAGGCCAG GTCGTCCACCAGTCATCTGAAGCCTATtggagaagaggatgaggatgtgGCCAGGGAGCGATGTAGGATCCTGAGTGGCGGAGGACAGTCAGACATCTTGGAGCTCAGGCAGCTTACTAAGATTTACAAGCGGAAACAGAAGCCAGCAGTGGACCGGCTGTGTGTTGGCATCCCCCCTGGAGAG TGTTTCGGATTGCTGGGGGTGAATGGAGCAGGGAAAACCAGCACCTTTAAAATGCTCACAGGAGACTCACTGGTGACAAGTGGAGAGGCCTATCTGGCAGGCAAAAG TGTGACCACAGAGATTGATGAAGTACATCAGAACATGGGTTACTGTCCTCAGTTTGATGCTATCAATGACCTGCTGACTGGCAGAGAGCATCTGGAGTTTTACGCCATCCTGAGGGGGGTGCCTGAGAAAGAAGTCTGTGAG GTGGCAGAGTGGGGCATCCGGAAACTGGGGTTGGTCAAATATGTGGACAAGGCAGCCGGCAGCTACAGTGGAGGAAACATGAGGAAACTGTCTACTGCCATTGCACTCATAGGAGGACCACCTGTTGTGTTTCTG GACGAACCAACAACAGGCATGGACCCTAAGGCGCGTCGGGCATTGTGGAACGCCATCCTCAGCATCATTAAAGAGGGGCGATCTGTAGTCTTGACCTCTCACAG TATGGAGGAGTGTGAGGCACTTTGCACCAGGATGGCCATTATGGTCAACGGCAGGTTCCGCTGTCTGGGCAGTGTGCAGCACCTCAAAAACAG gTTTGGTGATGGTTACACAATCATCCTGCGGGTGGCAGGGCCGAATCCAGACCTCCGGCCAGTAATGGTTTTTATCGAACAGGAGCTGCCAGGCAGCACACTGAAGGAGAAACATCGCAACATGCTGCAGTACCAGCTGCCTTCATCCCTCACCTCCCTCGCCCGCATTTTCTCCCTGCTCTCCAAGAACAAGGAGGTGCTCAGCATAGAGGACTACTCTGTGTCTCAGACCACTCTAGACCAA GTGTTTGTAAATTTTGCCAAGGACCAAAGTGATGAGGACCATTTGAAAGACGTCCATCTGAGTAAGCGAGACGCTGTGGTAGTGGACTTTTCCCAGCTAAACTCTTTCCTCACGGACAAGACAAGGGAGAGCTGCGTCTGA